In a genomic window of Gloeocapsopsis dulcis:
- a CDS encoding putative baseplate assembly protein, with the protein MNEECGCCEGIEKLTPIANSNRPGLSALSYRVGTHGSFLETMKAALSSLALEIPVEELDEQGKPKAPKKINPLTNLQTRVSDDPAIALLDAWATVADVLTFYQERIANEGYLQTATEQRSILELARMVGYRLRPGVAASVYLAFTLEKDYKIDLPVSTRAQSVPGQGELPQSFETAEKLEARAEWNNLQPKLNRPQEITRKDQENEIKTDTLYFQGTATNLKPNDPLLFIVFEVDEQGNRLETVIQKDIYFVKEVKLQAANNRTKVELQETLTRPKRNENTDSNDRAVNLAFAEVEFYALRVTAPLFGHNAPKIAFDEDGKPLLPSQWKEWEVAVGANEPTPEAQNVIFLDNVYNQIVLGSDSYIAVHNPNEAKPIFISGIESVSSQSRSTYGISTRITKITLPSNTPWWNPGTSPDNFSVIRGTTVYAQSEKLELAEEPIEDPIDSNRIELEDSYPDLKGGRWLIVSGDLNNSSGKSSELVMLASVEQKEDSNKKRYSTIILTNNSLTKRYKRDTVTIYGNVVKATHGETREEILGSGDGSKALQQFTLRQAPLTYLAATTPNGTESTLQVRVNDILWHETENLAALEPSDRRYITQTDDESKTTIVFGNGEQGSRLPTGVENVKATYRTGIGKAGNVEAEKISQLATRPLGLKSVINPLLASGGADRESHNLARRNASLGVLALGRLVSLQDYTDFTRAFAGIGKASAIRLWDRQGQFIHLTIAGADDIPIDPTSELDRNLRQALHQFGDPNQRIQVEMRELKFLCISAKVRVLPEYQWKSVEPKIRSALLDVFSFNRRDLGQDVFLSEVINTIQQVAGVAYVDVDTFSIIPEKLPDANGQQQLVETGSLTRQIVVNYASFGNGDIQPAQLAYLNPTLPETLLLTELSS; encoded by the coding sequence ATGAACGAAGAGTGCGGCTGCTGTGAAGGAATTGAAAAACTGACACCAATAGCGAACTCCAACCGCCCAGGCTTAAGCGCCTTAAGTTATCGAGTAGGCACTCATGGTAGCTTTCTAGAAACCATGAAAGCAGCTCTATCAAGTTTGGCTTTAGAGATTCCTGTAGAAGAGCTTGACGAGCAGGGGAAACCGAAAGCGCCAAAAAAAATTAATCCCCTGACGAATTTGCAGACGCGGGTTAGTGATGACCCAGCGATTGCTCTACTCGATGCCTGGGCAACTGTAGCCGATGTTCTCACCTTTTATCAAGAGCGTATTGCCAATGAAGGCTACCTGCAAACTGCCACCGAGCAGCGCTCTATCTTAGAACTAGCTCGGATGGTGGGCTATAGATTGCGCCCTGGTGTAGCTGCCAGCGTCTACCTTGCCTTTACCCTGGAAAAAGATTACAAGATAGATCTTCCTGTTAGTACCCGCGCTCAGAGCGTACCAGGTCAAGGTGAATTACCCCAATCTTTTGAGACAGCGGAAAAACTAGAAGCCCGCGCCGAGTGGAATAATCTCCAACCTAAACTCAATCGTCCTCAAGAGATTACTCGAAAGGATCAAGAAAACGAGATTAAAACAGATACTCTTTACTTTCAAGGCACAGCGACGAACTTGAAGCCAAATGACCCACTCTTATTTATCGTCTTTGAAGTAGATGAACAAGGTAATCGGTTGGAGACCGTTATTCAAAAAGACATTTACTTTGTCAAGGAAGTTAAGCTACAAGCTGCTAATAATCGCACCAAGGTAGAACTTCAGGAAACACTCACTCGCCCAAAACGTAATGAAAATACTGACTCTAATGACCGTGCAGTAAATTTGGCATTTGCTGAAGTTGAATTCTATGCATTGCGTGTGACAGCTCCGCTCTTTGGTCACAATGCACCTAAGATAGCCTTCGACGAAGATGGCAAACCCTTACTTCCATCCCAGTGGAAAGAATGGGAAGTAGCCGTAGGTGCCAATGAACCAACACCTGAAGCGCAGAACGTAATTTTCCTGGACAACGTATATAACCAAATTGTACTTGGATCTGACAGTTATATAGCTGTGCACAATCCTAATGAAGCCAAACCGATTTTTATTAGCGGAATTGAGAGCGTATCTTCACAGTCTCGCAGTACCTATGGTATTAGCACGAGAATAACAAAGATTACTTTACCTAGTAATACTCCATGGTGGAATCCAGGAACTTCTCCTGACAACTTTAGCGTTATTCGCGGTACAACCGTTTATGCCCAAAGCGAGAAGTTGGAGCTGGCTGAGGAACCGATAGAAGACCCAATAGACTCCAACCGAATTGAATTAGAAGACTCATATCCTGACTTGAAAGGGGGTCGTTGGTTGATTGTCTCTGGCGATTTAAACAACAGTTCTGGTAAATCAAGTGAGCTGGTGATGCTGGCTAGCGTTGAGCAAAAAGAAGATTCTAACAAGAAGCGCTACAGCACTATTATTCTAACTAACAACAGTCTAACAAAACGCTACAAGCGTGACACAGTAACAATCTATGGCAACGTGGTCAAAGCCACCCACGGCGAAACTCGTGAAGAAATATTAGGTAGTGGCGACGGTAGTAAGGCACTACAGCAATTTACTCTCCGCCAAGCGCCGCTTACTTATCTAGCTGCAACCACTCCCAATGGTACAGAAAGTACCCTGCAAGTGCGTGTTAACGATATTCTTTGGCATGAAACGGAAAACCTTGCTGCACTAGAACCAAGCGATCGCCGTTACATTACGCAAACTGACGATGAGAGCAAAACAACAATAGTTTTCGGCAACGGAGAGCAAGGATCACGTCTACCAACAGGAGTTGAGAACGTTAAGGCTACCTATCGCACGGGTATTGGTAAAGCAGGTAACGTTGAGGCAGAAAAAATTAGCCAACTGGCAACACGACCACTTGGATTAAAGAGCGTAATTAACCCGTTGCTTGCTTCTGGTGGTGCAGATCGAGAGAGCCACAACCTAGCGCGTCGCAATGCATCGTTAGGAGTGCTGGCATTAGGTCGTTTGGTATCGCTACAGGATTATACAGATTTTACCCGTGCCTTTGCTGGCATTGGCAAAGCTAGTGCCATCCGCCTTTGGGATCGTCAGGGACAATTCATCCACTTGACCATTGCTGGTGCTGATGACATTCCTATCGATCCCACTTCTGAGCTAGATCGAAACCTGCGCCAAGCACTGCACCAGTTCGGCGATCCAAATCAGCGAATTCAGGTAGAAATGCGTGAGCTTAAGTTTCTATGCATCAGTGCTAAAGTGCGCGTGTTGCCGGAATACCAGTGGAAATCTGTTGAACCTAAAATCCGCAGTGCATTACTAGATGTATTCAGCTTTAATCGCCGCGATTTAGGTCAGGATGTGTTTTTAAGCGAAGTTATCAATACAATTCAGCAAGTTGCAGGTGTGGCTTATGTGGATGTAGATACGTTCAGCATAATTCCTGAGAAGTTACCAGATGCCAACGGTCAGCAGCAACTCGTGGAAACAGGATCGCTCACTCGTCAGATAGTAGTAAACTATGCATCCTTTGGAAATGGCGATATCCAACCAGCTCAGCTTGCCTATCTCAATCCCACCTTGCCCGAAACGCTGCTCCTCACGGAGTTATCCTCATGA
- a CDS encoding phage baseplate assembly protein V, which translates to MNESNNGKFYGKYRGTVVNNIDPLQMGRLILQIPDVLSNTPCTWAMPCLPVAGQQMGMYVIPPINAGVWVEFEQGDPDHPIWVGCWWGNAAEVPSLALAAPPAIPNIVLQTTGQNTILISDVPGPTGGIMLKSTTGAMILVNDTGITISNGKGATIVMAGPTITINNGALTIT; encoded by the coding sequence ATGAACGAAAGTAACAACGGTAAGTTCTATGGCAAGTATCGCGGTACTGTTGTCAATAATATCGATCCGCTACAAATGGGTCGGCTAATACTGCAAATACCCGATGTGCTGAGCAATACGCCCTGTACTTGGGCAATGCCATGTTTGCCTGTTGCTGGTCAGCAGATGGGAATGTATGTCATTCCACCGATTAATGCAGGTGTTTGGGTTGAGTTTGAGCAAGGCGATCCCGACCACCCTATTTGGGTAGGCTGTTGGTGGGGCAATGCGGCTGAAGTTCCGTCCCTCGCTCTAGCAGCTCCACCTGCTATACCTAACATAGTTTTGCAGACAACTGGGCAAAATACCATTCTTATCAGTGATGTGCCGGGTCCAACTGGTGGCATTATGCTCAAAAGTACGACTGGCGCGATGATTCTAGTCAACGATACTGGAATCACAATCTCAAATGGCAAAGGTGCAACTATCGTGATGGCTGGTCCAACAATCACCATTAATAACGGTGCGCTGACGATTACTTAA
- a CDS encoding LysM peptidoglycan-binding domain-containing protein, whose protein sequence is MADIFPITSRYYGIETTTLETTAGKTVVYLKRRFVPSPERFEVIQEHTVTQGDRLDNITARYLGDPEQFWRICDANNAMNPDELIQINRQLAIALPEGIQGNQYA, encoded by the coding sequence ATGGCTGACATTTTTCCGATCACTAGTCGTTACTACGGCATTGAAACAACTACCCTAGAAACAACAGCAGGTAAGACTGTAGTTTATTTAAAACGCCGCTTCGTTCCCTCCCCAGAGCGGTTTGAGGTGATTCAGGAGCATACTGTAACTCAAGGCGATCGCCTAGATAATATTACGGCACGCTACTTGGGAGATCCAGAGCAGTTTTGGCGGATTTGCGATGCTAACAACGCTATGAACCCCGACGAGCTGATACAAATAAATCGCCAATTGGCGATTGCCCTACCTGAAGGCATACAAGGTAATCAGTATGCTTAA
- a CDS encoding PIN domain-containing protein — MTVVLDASALLAYLQDEPGSEAVEEVLAESVMPSVNWAEVVQKSVAAGVVVDGMREDLAALGLTIAPFCLQEAEMAGQLWLQTRQAGLSWGDRACLSVGMGLNVPLLTCDRLWQTLGLALDVRVIR, encoded by the coding sequence ATGACGGTTGTCTTGGATGCCTCGGCATTGCTTGCCTATTTGCAAGATGAGCCTGGAAGTGAGGCGGTTGAGGAGGTTTTGGCTGAATCGGTGATGCCGAGTGTAAATTGGGCGGAAGTCGTGCAGAAGTCGGTGGCTGCTGGTGTTGTAGTCGATGGGATGCGGGAAGATTTGGCGGCATTGGGCTTGACGATCGCTCCCTTTTGTTTGCAGGAGGCTGAGATGGCGGGGCAACTTTGGTTGCAAACTCGGCAGGCTGGGCTGTCCTGGGGAGATCGTGCTTGTTTGAGTGTGGGAATGGGGTTGAATGTTCCACTTCTGACGTGCGATCGCCTGTGGCAGACGCTGGGGTTGGCGTTGGATGTGCGAGTGATTCGTTGA
- a CDS encoding GPW/gp25 family protein — protein MNIDFPLQFDSRGRTATTDDADHIRDMLEQLLFTNPGERVNRPNFGSGLLQQVFAPNSPELAAALQFTLQAALQQWLGDLIEVQALEVVSEDATLRILIQYLVRRTGDRRYEVLEQRNV, from the coding sequence ATGAACATTGACTTTCCCTTGCAATTTGATAGCAGAGGTCGTACTGCCACTACTGACGATGCCGACCACATTCGTGACATGCTTGAGCAACTACTGTTCACGAACCCTGGAGAGCGTGTTAACCGACCTAATTTTGGCAGCGGTCTACTACAGCAGGTGTTTGCACCCAACAGCCCTGAATTGGCAGCTGCTTTACAGTTCACTCTCCAGGCTGCTTTACAGCAATGGCTAGGCGATTTGATTGAAGTGCAAGCGTTAGAGGTGGTAAGTGAAGATGCTACTCTCCGCATACTTATTCAGTATTTAGTCCGGCGCACAGGCGATCGCCGCTACGAAGTTTTAGAGCAGAGGAATGTGTAA
- a CDS encoding putative baseplate assembly protein — MTAPAFTCKNEQRRHLVRSTEEFNGLDYLEVSEDQRILTVYLLNKAPDNLTKANVRIDGGRRVRNIEVINVAPCRVDEDCIKVSVNQPGDFSTYTLRLVKPGNDGKPGNEPLEGFDPRYAELQFSFKAGCPSDLDCLPKETCPPTLPVEPEINYLAKDYGSFRQLILDRLALIMPRWKERHASDIGITLVELLAYVGDYLSYYQDAVATEAYLNTARCRISVRRHVRLIDYPMHEGCNARTWVCLQLNTPKLSLNPKDFYFITRYKDNFAGGDTILKHEDVQKLPSSQYKVFEPIIPANLQAEDYNIDLYQAHNEIYFYTWGDRECCLPRGTTIAWLKDSEPEECPANEQTLPEQTQQQAAQQKAPTQPEPSQSQQRFLNLEVGDVLIFEEIKGSQTGSKADANPTHRHPVRLTRVKHETDQLCQQPYVEIEWAKEDALPFPLCISAIGKAPECEYIENISVAWGNVILVDHGRTINPDLQADAEPLKAPKSIKLDAGCEEVGQPRATLLKPVLFRPSLLYYPVTHYVPFPIPSVVAQQQAQRLSKLKEELRNQIVKLLQKPDSERESFTERIREISRIFGNRVTDRVGLTTSGGNLRQSNTEELAIATKKLEQDVTTKKIRRLEALIERVRGGHVLGNLEVQEIEDIFQETNIIENPSDVNLEDTKSAFFGPASIALQQEPRDALPSSVKLWEEPQEQELEWLPKRDLFGSNSRDRHFAVEIDNKGQAYLRFGDGELGRAPKPETTFTPIYRVGNGSAGNVGAEAISHIVFRESTQSGGIEQVRNPLPAQGGIDPEPLAEVKLFAPTTFRQELQRAITADDYARLAERHPKVQRAAATLRWTGSWYKVQVAIDPLNDEVAHESLCLEIKGYLHRYRRIGHDLVVVSAQYVPVDIEMAINVLPRYLRGQVKAVLLDVFSNRLLPDGKRGFFHPDNFTFGDSIYLSKLVTAAQALPGIESVEITKLQRLYEGDNQELENGVLVINPQEIARLDNDPSFPENGRLKLNLRGGR, encoded by the coding sequence ATGACCGCTCCCGCTTTTACCTGCAAAAACGAACAGCGTCGCCATCTAGTACGCTCAACAGAGGAGTTCAACGGTCTCGACTACCTAGAAGTGAGCGAGGATCAGCGCATATTAACAGTCTATTTACTGAATAAAGCTCCCGACAATCTGACAAAAGCGAATGTACGGATTGATGGCGGTAGGCGAGTTCGTAACATCGAGGTGATTAATGTCGCGCCTTGTAGGGTTGATGAAGATTGCATCAAGGTGAGTGTAAATCAGCCAGGTGATTTTTCTACCTATACTCTTCGACTTGTAAAACCTGGAAACGACGGTAAACCTGGCAATGAGCCACTCGAAGGATTCGATCCTAGGTATGCCGAATTACAGTTCTCGTTTAAGGCTGGCTGTCCCAGTGATCTTGACTGCTTACCCAAGGAAACTTGCCCACCAACACTACCAGTCGAGCCAGAAATTAACTACCTGGCTAAAGACTATGGCAGCTTCCGTCAGTTGATTTTAGATCGGCTAGCCCTAATTATGCCTCGATGGAAGGAGCGTCATGCCTCTGACATAGGCATTACCTTAGTGGAATTATTAGCTTATGTTGGCGACTACCTTAGCTATTATCAAGATGCGGTTGCTACCGAAGCTTATCTAAATACCGCTCGCTGCCGTATCTCTGTGCGTCGGCACGTCCGCTTAATTGACTACCCAATGCACGAAGGTTGTAATGCCCGTACCTGGGTCTGTTTGCAACTAAATACTCCTAAACTATCGCTCAACCCAAAAGACTTTTACTTCATCACCCGCTATAAAGATAATTTTGCAGGCGGCGATACTATTCTCAAACATGAAGATGTGCAGAAATTGCCATCAAGTCAGTACAAGGTTTTTGAGCCAATAATTCCGGCAAATCTACAAGCAGAAGATTACAACATCGATCTTTATCAAGCACACAATGAAATCTACTTTTACACTTGGGGCGATCGCGAATGTTGCCTACCTCGTGGTACTACAATTGCTTGGTTGAAGGACAGCGAACCAGAAGAATGCCCAGCCAACGAACAGACATTACCAGAGCAAACCCAGCAACAAGCAGCACAGCAGAAAGCTCCTACTCAACCAGAACCAAGTCAATCTCAACAGCGTTTTTTAAACCTAGAAGTCGGTGATGTCCTTATCTTTGAGGAGATTAAAGGTTCCCAGACTGGAAGTAAAGCTGATGCCAACCCTACACACCGCCATCCTGTAAGGCTAACTAGAGTCAAGCATGAAACCGATCAACTGTGCCAACAACCCTACGTTGAGATTGAGTGGGCAAAGGAAGATGCATTACCTTTTCCACTTTGCATCTCCGCTATAGGGAAAGCGCCAGAATGTGAGTACATCGAGAATATCAGCGTTGCGTGGGGCAACGTCATCTTAGTTGACCACGGCCGCACAATTAACCCCGATCTTCAAGCTGATGCTGAGCCTTTAAAAGCGCCTAAGTCCATCAAACTAGATGCTGGCTGTGAGGAAGTCGGGCAACCACGCGCAACACTCTTAAAACCAGTTTTGTTTCGACCATCTCTGCTCTACTATCCTGTGACTCATTATGTTCCCTTCCCTATTCCTTCTGTAGTTGCTCAACAGCAAGCACAGCGCCTTAGCAAGCTTAAGGAAGAGTTACGCAACCAAATAGTTAAGTTGTTACAGAAACCAGATAGCGAACGGGAGTCTTTCACCGAAAGGATTAGGGAAATTTCTAGAATTTTTGGCAACAGAGTAACTGATCGAGTTGGCCTAACTACATCAGGTGGTAATCTTCGACAGAGCAATACAGAGGAACTGGCTATCGCTACCAAAAAGTTAGAGCAAGATGTAACTACTAAAAAAATTAGACGTTTAGAAGCCTTGATTGAGAGGGTCCGAGGAGGTCATGTACTAGGGAATTTAGAAGTACAGGAGATCGAAGACATTTTTCAGGAGACGAATATTATTGAAAATCCTTCAGATGTTAACTTGGAGGATACTAAATCAGCATTTTTTGGTCCTGCTAGTATTGCACTGCAACAGGAACCACGAGATGCCCTTCCATCTTCTGTCAAACTGTGGGAGGAACCGCAGGAGCAAGAGTTAGAATGGCTACCTAAGCGCGATTTATTTGGCAGTAATAGTCGCGATCGCCATTTTGCAGTCGAGATCGACAATAAAGGGCAAGCGTACCTCCGCTTTGGTGATGGTGAATTAGGTCGTGCTCCTAAGCCTGAAACAACTTTTACACCTATATATCGGGTAGGCAATGGTTCCGCTGGCAATGTTGGAGCCGAGGCGATCTCTCACATCGTCTTCAGAGAATCTACACAAAGTGGGGGGATTGAGCAAGTACGAAATCCTTTACCTGCTCAGGGAGGCATAGATCCCGAACCATTGGCCGAAGTAAAGCTATTTGCCCCCACTACCTTTCGCCAGGAACTACAGCGAGCTATTACGGCTGATGATTATGCCCGCTTAGCAGAGCGCCACCCGAAGGTGCAACGAGCAGCAGCAACCCTACGTTGGACTGGCAGTTGGTACAAAGTTCAGGTAGCAATCGATCCTTTAAATGACGAAGTAGCACATGAAAGCTTATGTTTAGAAATTAAGGGCTATTTACACCGCTATCGGCGAATCGGTCACGATTTAGTAGTTGTATCTGCACAGTATGTACCTGTAGATATAGAAATGGCTATAAATGTTTTACCAAGATACCTACGGGGTCAAGTTAAAGCTGTCTTGCTAGATGTATTTAGCAACCGTCTCCTACCGGATGGTAAACGAGGTTTCTTCCATCCTGATAACTTCACCTTTGGCGATAGTATCTACCTAAGTAAACTGGTTACTGCGGCTCAAGCCCTTCCAGGTATAGAAAGTGTAGAGATTACAAAGCTACAACGGCTCTATGAAGGTGACAATCAGGAATTGGAAAACGGGGTATTAGTAATTAATCCGCAAGAGATTGCTCGGTTGGATAACGACCCCAGCTTTCCTGAAAACGGTAGACTCAAGCTGAATTTACGAGGTGGGCGATGA
- a CDS encoding restriction endonuclease subunit S, translating to MTIPPEILSLVEQLTQELDRTEQQANKGLAIASQLLERFPDNARLIGLSANLGNVLFFVDSFRNRIENIIQNISGTNVSSEAIQEGGEELSEFWGRILECKMSVNRSVGILEDLP from the coding sequence ATGACAATCCCCCCAGAAATTCTTAGCCTTGTCGAACAATTGACCCAAGAGCTTGATCGCACCGAACAGCAAGCTAATAAGGGACTAGCTATAGCAAGCCAACTTTTAGAGCGTTTTCCTGACAATGCGAGACTGATTGGCTTGTCTGCTAACCTTGGCAATGTATTATTTTTTGTTGATAGTTTTAGAAATCGGATTGAGAACATAATTCAGAACATATCTGGGACTAATGTATCGAGCGAAGCTATTCAGGAAGGTGGCGAGGAATTATCAGAGTTTTGGGGAAGAATTCTAGAATGTAAAATGTCAGTGAATAGGTCTGTTGGGATCTTGGAGGATTTGCCATGA
- a CDS encoding DUF6519 domain-containing protein encodes MQGEFRGDFTRDTSNRSKHFLRVLMQQGRVQLDSDWNEQVDILLHYLQTLAADLIGPYGGPAIDLGFTIEEIKINDAPVKNDFIIRAGRYYVDGILCELEKIPIPIEVVKKGNESESKKIKVANWIFQNLEFQVNQYVEIFDEEDTKQKKIAQILNLERENQLLELNTDVGQFETKASAKVRHITTYNTQPDYPLADNNKLEPDNKYLVYLDVWERHITYIEDANEYTPGIREAALHGIDTATRSKVVWQVKATELLADELPQLQSQNAETRSRAFLEVKEKWQASNRGKLMAISKRDVDKSSNPCITTPGSRYRGVENQLYRVEIHGGRTIKNEGNRSVVGIEATFKWSRENSSVAFSIKSVEDNNNAEPKIIITLASIGKDSHFSLSEGDWVEIVDDDYILQNRAEPLFKITYIDRTSNKVTLAGKRVSKVGSSQEKHPLLRCWHKLADSSEKDKEGALLIREGEWLTLENGVQIQFQKPISQNQLNQYRTGDYWLIPARTATGDVEWPGSADHPEALPPHGIEHHYAPLAIISLNADGNVTVEDGNLQRQFKPLSMGGAPTA; translated from the coding sequence ATGCAAGGCGAATTTAGAGGCGACTTTACCCGCGACACCTCCAATCGGAGCAAGCACTTCCTGCGCGTACTCATGCAGCAAGGAAGAGTCCAACTCGACTCCGACTGGAACGAACAGGTTGACATCCTTTTGCACTACCTGCAAACTTTGGCAGCAGATCTCATTGGACCGTATGGAGGACCTGCTATCGATCTAGGTTTTACGATTGAAGAAATCAAAATAAATGACGCTCCTGTTAAAAATGACTTCATAATTAGGGCTGGTCGTTATTATGTCGATGGTATTTTATGCGAACTAGAAAAGATACCCATTCCCATTGAGGTTGTAAAGAAAGGAAATGAATCGGAAAGCAAAAAAATTAAAGTAGCAAATTGGATTTTCCAAAACTTAGAATTTCAAGTCAACCAGTATGTTGAAATTTTTGACGAAGAGGATACCAAACAAAAGAAAATAGCCCAAATTCTGAATTTAGAGCGGGAAAATCAATTATTGGAGCTTAATACCGACGTAGGGCAATTTGAGACAAAGGCAAGCGCCAAAGTACGCCACATTACTACTTACAACACTCAACCTGACTATCCACTAGCAGATAATAATAAGCTTGAGCCTGATAATAAGTACTTAGTATACTTAGACGTTTGGGAGCGTCATATTACTTACATTGAAGACGCAAATGAATATACTCCTGGCATACGTGAAGCGGCGTTGCATGGAATAGACACAGCAACGAGGTCAAAGGTAGTATGGCAGGTAAAGGCTACAGAACTATTGGCTGATGAACTCCCTCAACTTCAGAGTCAGAATGCTGAAACAAGGTCGCGAGCTTTTCTTGAGGTTAAAGAGAAATGGCAGGCATCTAACCGTGGCAAACTAATGGCAATAAGTAAGCGAGACGTTGATAAAAGTAGCAACCCCTGTATCACTACTCCTGGATCACGTTATCGTGGTGTTGAAAATCAGCTGTATCGTGTAGAAATTCACGGAGGAAGAACGATAAAAAATGAAGGTAATAGGTCAGTCGTGGGCATAGAAGCCACCTTTAAATGGTCACGAGAGAATAGTTCTGTTGCCTTTTCCATTAAAAGTGTTGAAGATAATAATAATGCAGAGCCAAAAATCATAATTACTTTAGCAAGCATAGGAAAAGATAGTCATTTTAGCTTATCAGAAGGTGATTGGGTTGAGATTGTAGATGATGATTACATTTTACAAAATCGGGCTGAACCTCTGTTTAAGATTACATATATTGATCGTACTAGTAACAAAGTAACTTTGGCAGGAAAGCGTGTCTCTAAAGTTGGCAGTTCCCAAGAAAAACATCCACTGCTACGTTGTTGGCATAAACTAGCAGATTCCTCCGAGAAAGATAAAGAGGGAGCCTTGCTTATCAGGGAAGGTGAATGGCTTACACTAGAAAACGGCGTGCAAATCCAATTCCAAAAACCAATTTCACAAAATCAACTAAATCAATATCGCACTGGCGACTATTGGTTAATTCCAGCACGCACTGCTACTGGCGATGTTGAGTGGCCTGGTTCAGCGGATCACCCTGAAGCGCTACCACCCCACGGAATCGAGCATCACTACGCACCTCTTGCCATCATTTCCCTTAATGCCGACGGTAATGTGACTGTTGAAGATGGAAACCTCCAACGCCAATTTAAGCCTCTCTCAATGGGTGGAGCACCGACAGCATAA